GGTCTTCGGTCTCGAACGGGTTCCGCGCCGCATCGAGGTTTACGACAACTCCCATATCATGGGCACGAACGCGGTCGGCGGCATGATCGTCGCCGGGCCCGAAGGCTTCGCGAAGAACCACTATCGCAAGTTCAACATCCGGGCAGCCGACCTCACGCCGGGCGACGATTTCGGCATGATGCGCGAGGTTCTGACGCGGCGGTTCAAACGCCTCATCAAGGAGCACGGCCTTCCGGCTGGCGACGCCGCGGCGAGCGATATCGAGGCGGAGACGGAGGCGGCAGGGAAAGCCCCGGCGACCGCGACAATCGCAAGCGAGACCTCGTCGCTGCCTTCGCCCGCGGAAGAAGAATATACCGAGGAAGAGAACGGCGAGGCGGTTGCGCAGGGCGGCGATGTCGGCGCGTGGCCGGATCTCCTGCTGATCGACGGCGGCGCGGGCCAGCTTTCCGCCGCGCAGGAGGTGCTGGCCGAACTCGGGCTGCATGGGCTCGCCATCGCGGGCATCGCCAAGGGGCCCGACCGGAATGCGGGACGCGAACGCTTCTTCATGCCGGGCAAACCGCCCTTCTCTCTTCCGCTCAACGATCCGGTGCTCTACTTCGTGCAGCGGCTTCGCGACGAAGCGCACCGTTTCGCCATCGGCTCGCATCGCGCGAAACGGAAGAAGACCATGACAGAGAATGAACTCGACGGCATTCCGGGCATCGGGCCGACGCGCAAGCGCGCGCTCCTGAAGCATTTCGGCTCGGCGAAGGCTGTCAGCCGCGCCGGACTCTCCGATCTTCAGGCGGTCGACGGCATCAGCGCCGCCATGGCTCAGCAGATCTACGACTGGTACAACGACCGCAAGTAAGTGCTTCGCCGGAACGGAAAAACGTTCACGCCCTTTTGGTGGGAAAGCGCCTCACTCACGACGCAAAACAAAGCGATCCGTGCCAGAACTTCGGGAGAAGCGGCGCACATTTGGCGAATCACCTAGCTTATAGCCGTGCGGCGTCAAAGGTGACCGGTTGCCGCTTCAACAGCACCTCAGAGGGAGACTTAACAATGCGGAATGCAGTGTGCGCAGCCGTGGCGGCGGCGTTCTTGGCAGCGAGCGCGGGCGCAATGGCCCAATATAACGGCCATCGGGGCACGAAGGACGAACAGGAAGCTTGCAAGCCCGACGTTTATCGCCTCTGCCCCGAATACGTGATGCCGCCTCAGGAAGACAAGATCCTCGCCTGTCTGAAGTCCAAGCGGAAGGAACTCAGCCAGGCCTGCAAGAAGGTTATCGACTAAAGCCGGTTCGCTCTGATTGGATCGCAGTCAGAGCGGCATGATGGTCTCTTCCATAATCAGTTATAGAAACCGGAAGCGGCTTCACCGATCGATTGGATCGTCCTGATTGGATCAGGCTCCAGTCTGCGTCAAATCGGCTCCGATTTGACGCAGACAATCTGATCAAGCGCCGTGCCGCGTCCGGTTTCACGGCACGACGCTGTAGCGCTCCGCCTCGCGCTCATTACCGCGCTGAAGTTTCATGATGGCGGTGCGGTTGCAACAGGCCGCACGCAATCTGCCGTTCACCCTGATTTCGATTGCTTGGCTTGGGCTCGGCGGCCTATGGTGCCGCGACCTTATCGTCAGCGGCGGAAAACGACGCCGCAGTGCTGACACAGCAAGAGCGAGGCGGCAGTGGCACGCGAGGCGATCATCCAGGAAGACACCATCATCAAGGGCAAGATCCGCAATTGCCGCCAGATGGAAATCCATGGCTATGTCGAAGGCGAACTTGCCGCCGAATCGGTGATCGTCCATCAGGGTGGCACGTTTTTCGGCACGCTGAAGACCGATCAGGCCGATGTCGCGGGCTCGCTCCAGGGCGAGGTCTTCGTGAAGAACCTCATCAGTATCAGAAGCTCCGGTGTCGTGAACGGCAATGTGCGTTACGGCCAGCTTGCCATGGAAATGGGGGCCGACCTCTCGGCCGAACTGCGCAATGTGCCGCCGAAGCTCGCAGGCGATCTCGACGTCACGGTCAAGCGCGGGCGCTCGGTCGTGATTACCACCGAAGACCTTACCGCTATCGACCCCGACGACCGCGCGGACGAGCTGAGCTATGCCGTGTCAAACGCTTCGAACGGTATCGTGGCGCTTGCGGCGAACGCTGGCGTTTCGGTGGACCGCTTTACGCAGGCCGACATCGAAGCGGGGCGCGTCCTCTTCGTGCATGACGGCGGCGATAGCAACACCGCGAGTTTCGATGTGCTCGTCTCGGACGAGAGCGGGGCTAACTCCGGCCGCGCGCAGACTGTGCATGTGAACGTCCGGGGCTGACGCGCGCTTCCCTCGGCAGACCATTTTCAATAGATC
The Rhodomicrobium lacus DNA segment above includes these coding regions:
- a CDS encoding polymer-forming cytoskeletal protein, translated to MAREAIIQEDTIIKGKIRNCRQMEIHGYVEGELAAESVIVHQGGTFFGTLKTDQADVAGSLQGEVFVKNLISIRSSGVVNGNVRYGQLAMEMGADLSAELRNVPPKLAGDLDVTVKRGRSVVITTEDLTAIDPDDRADELSYAVSNASNGIVALAANAGVSVDRFTQADIEAGRVLFVHDGGDSNTASFDVLVSDESGANSGRAQTVHVNVRG